One genomic region from Mytilus trossulus isolate FHL-02 chromosome 9, PNRI_Mtr1.1.1.hap1, whole genome shotgun sequence encodes:
- the LOC134685646 gene encoding transcriptional adapter 3-B-like isoform X2: MKGKGKGISDQDCPLLFPDLEPVDHETKCPKYTTILARPEEEGIVVEELDQIQIDVETLLAAVGLRLKQLEEEKSTLNNWQDKKDGKLVKNQQPETPPPSLKRGKTADEKPSKKFKSQGPDVSGKGAHATPPGKPKGKIAQVRSELEFAADSPEILPRLHKNDVVNKFWQSVEPYCSDITNEDIKVLEDLLRSHDNDDDYFRIPPLGKHYTEKWAEEDILEEQRDGAKMNSKTRNTNNNHYNNTEDSTTLLKKAEQNNIDESPFGPLTQRLVSALIEENIMTSIDDVMTDVNGGSEAPAISPKALAKQLNIGNPSHLEKRIKRELEEQGLLDSEDKVDDDPDDEILMELKQKQQELKTLCQHNISMTQNMLDKAREEMKKQDLKKKLAAADSEILEAYRKVQLAKQKKKTPTKKERDSVWKALKDRENMVKVIEGSEK; the protein is encoded by the exons GTATAGTTGTAGAAGAACTAGACCAGATACAAATTGATGTAGAGACCTTGTTAGCTGCTGTGGGATTACGTTTAAAACAACTAGAGGAAGAGAAAAGTACGCTGAATAACTGGCAGGATAAAAAAGATGGCAAACTTGTTAAAAAT CAACAGCCAGAAACCCCTCCACCATCCTTGAAGAGAGGTAAAACTGCAGATGAAAAACCCAGTAAGAAATTTAAAAGTCAGGGACCAGATGTATCTGGTAAAGGAGCACATGCAACACCTCCAGGCAAACCAAAAGGAAAAATAGCACag GTGAGATCAGAACTAGAATTTGCAGCTGATTCTCCTGAAATCTTACCAAGACTACATAAAAATGATGTTGTAAATAAGTTCTGGCAGTCTGTAGAGCCTTACTGTTCTGATATTACCAATGAAGACATCAAAGTTCTGGAGGATCTTCTCAGGTCACATGACAATGATGACGATTACTTTAGAATACCACCACTTGGCAAACATTATACAGAGAAGTGGGCAGAGGAAGATATACTAGAAGAACAGAGGGATG GTGCCAAAATGAATAGCAAAACaagaaatacaaacaataaTCATTACAACAATACAGAAGACAGTACAACATTACTGAAGAAAGCAGAACAGAA cAATATAGATGAATCCCCATTTGGACCTCTGACACAGAGACTAGTATCAGCCCTTATTGAGGAGAACATTATGACCTCTATTGATGATGTTATGACAGATGTAAATGGTGGATCTGAGGCACCAGCTATATCACCAAAGGCTCTagcaaaacaattaaatattg GTAATCCAAGTCATTTGGAGAAGAGAATCAAAAGAGAGCTTGAAGAGCAGGGTCTTTTAGATAGTGAAGATAAAGTTGATGATGACCCAGATGATGAGATTCTAATGgaactaaaacaaaaacaacaagaaCTTAAAACATTATGTCAACATAATATTAGTATGACCCAAAATATGTTAGATAAAGCTAGGGAGGAAATGAAAAAACAGGACTTGAAGAAAAAACTAGCTGCAGCAGATTCAGAG ATTCTTGAAGCATACAGAAAAGTGCAATTAGCTAAACAGAAGAAAAAGACTCCAACAAAGAAAGAACGAGATTCTGTATGGAAAGCTCTGAAGGACAGAGAAAATATGGTTAAAGTGATTGAAGGGTCTGAGAAGTGA
- the LOC134685646 gene encoding transcriptional adapter 3-B-like isoform X1, translating to MKGKGKGISDQDCPLLFPDLEPVDHETKCPKYTTILARPEEEGIVVEELDQIQIDVETLLAAVGLRLKQLEEEKSTLNNWQDKKDGKLVKNQQPETPPPSLKRGKTADEKPSKKFKSQGPDVSGKGAHATPPGKPKGKIAQVRSELEFAADSPEILPRLHKNDVVNKFWQSVEPYCSDITNEDIKVLEDLLRSHDNDDDYFRIPPLGKHYTEKWAEEDILEEQRDGAKMNSKTRNTNNNHYNNTEDSTTLLKKAEQNNIDESPFGPLTQRLVSALIEENIMTSIDDVMTDVNGGSEAPAISPKALAKQLNIGNPSHLEKRIKRELEEQGLLDSEDKVDDDPDDEILMELKQKQQELKTLCQHNISMTQNMLDKAREEMKKQDLKKKLAAADSEILEAYRKVQLAKQKKKTPTKKERDSVWKALKDRENMVKVIEGSEK from the exons ttTTAGCTAGACCAGAAGAAGAAGGTATAGTTGTAGAAGAACTAGACCAGATACAAATTGATGTAGAGACCTTGTTAGCTGCTGTGGGATTACGTTTAAAACAACTAGAGGAAGAGAAAAGTACGCTGAATAACTGGCAGGATAAAAAAGATGGCAAACTTGTTAAAAAT CAACAGCCAGAAACCCCTCCACCATCCTTGAAGAGAGGTAAAACTGCAGATGAAAAACCCAGTAAGAAATTTAAAAGTCAGGGACCAGATGTATCTGGTAAAGGAGCACATGCAACACCTCCAGGCAAACCAAAAGGAAAAATAGCACag GTGAGATCAGAACTAGAATTTGCAGCTGATTCTCCTGAAATCTTACCAAGACTACATAAAAATGATGTTGTAAATAAGTTCTGGCAGTCTGTAGAGCCTTACTGTTCTGATATTACCAATGAAGACATCAAAGTTCTGGAGGATCTTCTCAGGTCACATGACAATGATGACGATTACTTTAGAATACCACCACTTGGCAAACATTATACAGAGAAGTGGGCAGAGGAAGATATACTAGAAGAACAGAGGGATG GTGCCAAAATGAATAGCAAAACaagaaatacaaacaataaTCATTACAACAATACAGAAGACAGTACAACATTACTGAAGAAAGCAGAACAGAA cAATATAGATGAATCCCCATTTGGACCTCTGACACAGAGACTAGTATCAGCCCTTATTGAGGAGAACATTATGACCTCTATTGATGATGTTATGACAGATGTAAATGGTGGATCTGAGGCACCAGCTATATCACCAAAGGCTCTagcaaaacaattaaatattg GTAATCCAAGTCATTTGGAGAAGAGAATCAAAAGAGAGCTTGAAGAGCAGGGTCTTTTAGATAGTGAAGATAAAGTTGATGATGACCCAGATGATGAGATTCTAATGgaactaaaacaaaaacaacaagaaCTTAAAACATTATGTCAACATAATATTAGTATGACCCAAAATATGTTAGATAAAGCTAGGGAGGAAATGAAAAAACAGGACTTGAAGAAAAAACTAGCTGCAGCAGATTCAGAG ATTCTTGAAGCATACAGAAAAGTGCAATTAGCTAAACAGAAGAAAAAGACTCCAACAAAGAAAGAACGAGATTCTGTATGGAAAGCTCTGAAGGACAGAGAAAATATGGTTAAAGTGATTGAAGGGTCTGAGAAGTGA
- the LOC134685646 gene encoding transcriptional adapter 3-B-like isoform X3, with protein MKGKGKGISDQDCPLLFPDLEPVDHETKCPKYTTILARPEEEGIVVEELDQIQIDVETLLAAVGLRLKQLEEEKSTLNNWQDKKDGKLVKNQQPETPPPSLKRGKTADEKPSKKFKSQGPDVSGKGAHATPPGKPKGKIAQVRSELEFAADSPEILPRLHKNDVVNKFWQSVEPYCSDITNEDIKVLEDLLRSHDNDDDYFRIPPLGKHYTEKWAEEDILEEQRDGAKMNSKTRNTNNNHYNNTEDSTTLLKKAEQNNIDESPFGPLTQRLVSALIEENIMTSIDDVMTDVNGGSEAPAISPKALAKQLNIGNPSHLEKRIKRELEEQGLLDSEDKVDDDPDDEILMELKQKQQELKTLCQHNISMTQNMLDKAREEMKKQDLKKKLAAADSEILEAYRKVQLAKQKKKTPTKKERDSVWKALKDRENMVKVIEGSEK; from the exons ttTTAGCCAGACCAGAAGAAGAAG GTATAGTTGTAGAAGAACTAGACCAGATACAAATTGATGTAGAGACCTTGTTAGCTGCTGTGGGATTACGTTTAAAACAACTAGAGGAAGAGAAAAGTACGCTGAATAACTGGCAGGATAAAAAAGATGGCAAACTTGTTAAAAAT CAACAGCCAGAAACCCCTCCACCATCCTTGAAGAGAGGTAAAACTGCAGATGAAAAACCCAGTAAGAAATTTAAAAGTCAGGGACCAGATGTATCTGGTAAAGGAGCACATGCAACACCTCCAGGCAAACCAAAAGGAAAAATAGCACag GTGAGATCAGAACTAGAATTTGCAGCTGATTCTCCTGAAATCTTACCAAGACTACATAAAAATGATGTTGTAAATAAGTTCTGGCAGTCTGTAGAGCCTTACTGTTCTGATATTACCAATGAAGACATCAAAGTTCTGGAGGATCTTCTCAGGTCACATGACAATGATGACGATTACTTTAGAATACCACCACTTGGCAAACATTATACAGAGAAGTGGGCAGAGGAAGATATACTAGAAGAACAGAGGGATG GTGCCAAAATGAATAGCAAAACaagaaatacaaacaataaTCATTACAACAATACAGAAGACAGTACAACATTACTGAAGAAAGCAGAACAGAA cAATATAGATGAATCCCCATTTGGACCTCTGACACAGAGACTAGTATCAGCCCTTATTGAGGAGAACATTATGACCTCTATTGATGATGTTATGACAGATGTAAATGGTGGATCTGAGGCACCAGCTATATCACCAAAGGCTCTagcaaaacaattaaatattg GTAATCCAAGTCATTTGGAGAAGAGAATCAAAAGAGAGCTTGAAGAGCAGGGTCTTTTAGATAGTGAAGATAAAGTTGATGATGACCCAGATGATGAGATTCTAATGgaactaaaacaaaaacaacaagaaCTTAAAACATTATGTCAACATAATATTAGTATGACCCAAAATATGTTAGATAAAGCTAGGGAGGAAATGAAAAAACAGGACTTGAAGAAAAAACTAGCTGCAGCAGATTCAGAG ATTCTTGAAGCATACAGAAAAGTGCAATTAGCTAAACAGAAGAAAAAGACTCCAACAAAGAAAGAACGAGATTCTGTATGGAAAGCTCTGAAGGACAGAGAAAATATGGTTAAAGTGATTGAAGGGTCTGAGAAGTGA